The Nostoc sp. KVJ3 sequence CTGGACTCTCGACTGTACTTTTGCAGAAGACGCTTGTCGCATTCGTTCTTTCCACAGTCCCCAAAATTTTGCTCTTTTACGACGCTTCGCTCTCAATGCTCTTAACCGTGAACAGACCTACAAACGTAGTCTTCGTCAAAAAATGAAACGCACCGCTATGGATAACAATTATATGATTCAGGTTCTCAGTTGTTTCATTGACAATACTTTAGATTCTTCTGATTCCTTGTGTCAAGCCTGATTGAGATGCTCTTACCCTGATACTCTTCCATAAATAGATTGCCATATTTGATTCAACGCATGAAGCTATTTAGGTACTGTTTTTTTCAGTACTATGGTTTCTTGATTTTTAAAAAATACGTTATACAATTACCAGCGATTATTTTTGGTTCTCAAAGAATTGCCTCTGTCAAGACTGATATTATTCTTAGGCAAAACTGATAACGGTTGGATGTTAAGCCGCTCGCCAACCTTGATATTGGCAGCGCCTGTTGCTAGCTCTAGCACTTGATTGGCAACTTTCCCCTTGTAGATGGGACAAGGGGTTTTGTGACACGGTTGGGCATTGAAAATCGCAGTTGTCACCACATTGTCCTTAAGATAAAAGATGTCTAATGGAAAATTTACCTTGTACATCCAGAAAGGCACGTTGTAAATTTCTCCTCCCAGGTTGAATAACATCCCGCGATCACCTACGGTGGGCGGAACGCCATCGCCGTTTAAGGATGCTCGAAATTTCAGCCCTTTCTCTAATTGCTCTGGTGTAGAAGCAACTTCCAACTTAAATGTGCGATCGCCTTTCGTGAGAATGTGCGTAACTGGTAAATCCTGGGGACGAGTTTGGACGTAACCGAGCGCCACAGTGCCAACGATAATTGATACTCCAGCAACAGGGCCTAGCCTGTTTATTAATTTGAAGACAGCAACGTATAAATC is a genomic window containing:
- a CDS encoding DUF192 domain-containing protein — protein: MQILKFTNEKDLYVAVFKLINRLGPVAGVSIIVGTVALGYVQTRPQDLPVTHILTKGDRTFKLEVASTPEQLEKGLKFRASLNGDGVPPTVGDRGMLFNLGGEIYNVPFWMYKVNFPLDIFYLKDNVVTTAIFNAQPCHKTPCPIYKGKVANQVLELATGAANIKVGERLNIQPLSVLPKNNISLDRGNSLRTKNNRW